The following is a genomic window from Chlorocebus sabaeus isolate Y175 chromosome 24, mChlSab1.0.hap1, whole genome shotgun sequence.
TAAACACATAATCcacatttacaaacatttttaaagggctTTTCTACCTGTTGGATAGGATTAATATTGAGAGTGAATCTTTGCAAGTTTTCCAACACACTAGTTTGTTTAATCTCtaagagcctcagttttctcatctataaaacaacgtaagaaataagaaaaaacaggaaACCAAAAAGAGCAGGCTTTGCCAGAAccattaattattcttttttgggCACAGCCAAAACTCAAGAAATGGATGTCTCTCTTCCATTTCTAGACTTTTTTAGACAGATCCATGAGGAAGTTTCCCTCCATAGCTTTGGCCGACCATCTCACTGGTCAAGAAGGCATCCAGCTTCTTCCAGGCTCAGCCTGTGACTGAGAACCACAATGATTTACTAGGACAGCCCTGAGCTCTCTCATCAGCCCTCATGAGTTCTGAAGGTTACAGCTAACTTTCCAGACCCTCATTATTTGTTGAAAGGCTGGATAGGGAAAAATCTCAACCAGATCTCCATGCCTACTTACAAGTAGAGGTAGTTTTTGCAGGGTGGCATGCATTCTCCAGATGCAGAGCCATAAAGATGCCTTGCCTCTTTATGGGAGATACAAAAACTAGGCCCTAATGAACAGAAATATTGGTTGAGCCCACAAACTAGCATTAAGTTGTACTAACTTTAAtttccagctctgtcacttgctGTGTGGGACCTTATTATCTCCCAACCCcaattttttcaactttacaatggaaTTAAAGCAatctaatttttcaaaatgggGTTAACTTTCACTGTAAATTACAACATATTGGCCAATAATTAACTTGAACACTAAAGCTGGCATTTAACAGATTAATTAAATCCTTTGCTAAGTAAATACTTAAATCAAAGCTTAAAAACCTGTAATTTACTGAGAAAACAAAGCTTTCTTTCTCGGTTAAGAATCTGAGAAAACAAGACCCAGAAGCAAACTAAAATCAAGTCCTAAAATGGTACAAACCTCAAAAAGCCAATCAGGTTTGCCAATAAAGCTCCGCCTCCGTGCAAACCCTGCCCACTTCCGGCTTCCCCAGCCACCTTCTAACACTGGAACCCCGCCCCTCTCTGCGAGGTCCCGCCCGCCACACCTGATCCTGGATCCCATTGGGCGAATCTGGATGCTGTATACACACCCGACACACGCACGTTAGGCTGGGGCGTCTTCGCGCCTGCGCAGCTGCGCTGTCAGGCGGGTGGAAACGTGgggggggttgggggcagggggcgGAGGTCGTGCCGAATCTTCCTCCGTAATAAGAAGCGACGTGTCCCGCTGTCCTGGCTCCGTGGGTCCAGGGGGATTGGGCCTGGGCGCTGGAGCTGCTGTGGCTCCCGCCGCGGCGGGTGCCATGGAGGCCGTGCCAGAGCCCAGAACTCACGCCGGGGGAGGTCGAGACAGCCGGCGGTACTCATAGatgaggcggcggcggcggcggtggcagcAGCCCGGGCTCTCCATGagcaggcggcggcggcggcgggtgCGGCGGCACCGGCGGTTTTCGGTCCCCGGGGAGGTACGAGGAGTTGGCTTCCTGGTGGACGGAGACTGGCCAGTGTGAGAACGCCTTCCGCGGCCCGGCCCTCCAGCCCATTTGCCCGCAGTCCTGAGCACTCGGCGGGGCACTGCCCGGACAGAGGCGGGGGCGCCCAGCCGACTCGCGGGCCCCTAACTCGGAGACCCGCCCGCCTCGGTACCAGGCCTCCCGGGCGCGGCTGCCCGGGGCCAGGGTGGGCGTGGCCGGAGCGTGGGGGCTCCCCGGGGGCGCACGCCTCGCGTCTGTCTTGCTCCTGTCCGGAAGCCCTGCGCTGCCGGGAGCGGTAGCGCGTGGTTATATTTTTGAGGCGTATTTCGGGCGCTGATTTGAGAGGGGACCTTTAGAACCCCTGAGTCCTTAGGGAGTCTGGCATTCAATGCCTTGGGCAGGTGGTGGGGTCCTCACAGCTACCTTGGGGTACCGATTGCCTCCCTTGGAAGTCACCACGAAAGAGATGTTTTGCCAAAGAAATAGAGGTCAGGAGAGTTTTCCAGGTTTATTCAAATTGGAGGGCCTGTTGAGCCTGGAGAATAAAGCCAGTGGAATACATCCTCCAGTCCTTCCAATTACAGTTCCTAGCTAAACAGCTAAGACAATTTTAAGTAAAGCTCTTTACAGCTATCCTTCCATcatttctccccaccccccatttTTATTGCAGTTTACTTTGGAATAAATCACCAAGTCATGATGAAACTAGTATCCTCTAGTTCTTCCAAACCTTCCCTCCTCCCGTTTTTCCCAGAGAAACACTGGAGTTTCATGCCATATATATCATTATAGTTTAATTCTCTTAGAGTGTAACTATTGCTTTACAGAGCTAGTTACACGTCATTTGGTCATGTCTAAAgataatttgaagaaaatatcCTAGAGATTTATGCTTCCTTTCCAATGCACTATTTTAGGAATCTGAACTCAGGCTCTTTAAGCAATCTTAAACCTTGCTACAGAGTTCTTTGAAATTCAACGGAAATAAACCATAAAGTTGTTTTCGTTTATTAAAGTATTTGaatgcctaattttttaaaatatttgtaagcaaAACGTGTCagtttctattaaaaagaaactGAGTTTGTGTTTTCCTAGGCTACAGATTTGCCACACCCTCTTCTTCCTCAGTGGATGACTAGAATCAATGTGTTGGCCAACTAGATATAAACTTCCACTCTTCATACTAAATATAGTTACTGGATATTTTGGAGTCCACAATGTCTTGCTTCAAACTGAAAGCACTGTGTTCATGTGTGTTTACTATATTGCAGAAGTGAATTTTTACTCGTGTTGCAGAATGTTTTGAACTTAGTTTCTTACACAAATAAAACACGTAGGACTGCAGCTTTATTAAGTGTTGAGTTAATGTTGTGTTGGGGAGGATGCGGCACTTGAAAAGATGGTCAAAATAAGACACTGATCTCAGTCACTCATTTCTCTGTTTCCGCTCCTCAGATGCCTCCCTTTTTTCATAACAATACTTCTCCACAAAAGTAACCTTGGAAAACATTATGATGTTGTTAGTTTATTTGCTTGTCCCAAGTAAAGTGAAGGAGTTTTTTCAATACAATGGCGAAAAGAactcatttctttcaaaaatatgtgTGCTATGtaacatacatataaacacaacATATTTATGAAAATACTCACCGTGGCTTTAAAAACAAAGTGCCTAGTGGTCCTCAAGATTGGGGGAAAAGTGCCAGTTTGAAAAGGGAGGATGCTTTGGTTCATTCCCAAAACATGCATAGAGAATAATCAGGATATTTATCAAGTTCTGAATCAGATCTTCATAGCATAGCCTCTGTAGTTAAAAATTATAGTATATCTAAATTGCACAATTAATAGCACAATTCTGAGTTGCAGATAAAAATCCCAAAGTAATTAGCAATATTAGCTATGCTACTATTCACTTAAGATTGATTTCATGATTACTCCTCATGCTGTCTTTCAAAGCTAAATGTCAGAATTAGTCTTAGTCTATATAGcaacaggagttttttttttttaacatagtttttctatacaacaaataaaatatgtagtataGTTAATACAAAGATTACGGAATAGCTATTATTCTGTACTCCCAATTAAGAGATCCCATTATATTAGTGTCTTAAATGGAACCACCCATATTAACAAGAAAATGAAGCAAGCACAGCCTATattttgggaggaggaggaggtttaCATTAGGAATATGCCTAGCCAAacttaatttatgtttttaatagctttattttcatttaggaattttttttttttttttttttttttttgagatggagttgcactcttgttgcccaggctggaacgagatggcatcatctcggctggtgcagtcttggctcaccgcaacctccgcctcccgggttcaagcgattctcctgcctcagcctcctgagtaactgcgattacaagcatgtgccaccacgcccagctaattttgtatttttaatagagatggggtttctccatgttggtcaggctggtcttgaacttgcgacctcaggtgatctgcccacctcggcctcccaaagttctggaattacaggcgtgagccaccacacctggcctcaggatttttttttattacagggtttccctctgtcacaGATAAAATCTGCAATGTAATTGATATAAAGACTATCAAATGGCCATCTGTACCTCAAAAAAAGACTGAAACTTCTTAAATGCTCTTTCCAGAGAGCATGCATAGTGCCCAAAAAGTggctcatttaaatttttttgctatGTTGGGAGGCCTAATAACACATTTGATTTGAGTCTTTAGatagatttattttcatttaaacgTATTATGCATTTAATATACAAAGTTACAAGTTTATGTGTtctgttttaaacttttaaaatgtaggaTGAAGACACTGTTTGAAGAGATCAAagcatcaattaaaaataactataaccaAGATCGATCATTTTGGAGGCCTGTTCTTCCTTGGGGGGGTGTTTTTACTATCAAAGCTGGCCGCAAAGCAGTATCCTGTACACCGCTCTATGTTGAAATAAGACTGAAAAATACCTGCACCATAGATGGATTCTTGATGTTATTATATGTCAttcttaatgaaaatgaaaatttcccTAGGGAACTCTCTCTTCATTTTGGTAGAGAGTTTGTagactgttttctttatttaatggACACCTACAGTTTTACAACTGTGAAGCTACTTTGGATTTGGGACAAGATGGAAAAACAGCAATACAAATCTGAAGTCCATAAAGCTTCATTAATCATTGATTTGTTTGGGAATGAGCATGATAATTTTACGAAAAATCTTGAAAATCTCATGTCTACCATTCAAGAGAGTTACTGTTCCAACTGGCGATGCCCAACTCGAGTGCAGGAGGATCAGCAGCGCACAATTAATATAAAGTAAGTTGGTCTAACATCTGTTTTGTcacttatactttttttttaatgaatgttgCTTTAGATATGTAGTCGTGTACCCCATAATAACATTTGGTTCAACAGAGGACCACATATGCCATGCTGGTTTGTAGGATACTGTGTATTTAGTATacctttctatgtttaggtacacAAAGACTTACCATTTTGTTAAAATTGCCTACAATATTAAGTACAGTAACACGCTGTATggatttgtagcctaggagcaataggctttACCATATACCCTACGTGTGTAAAAGGTTATACATCTAGTTTTGTGTAAGCACATTCTAGGATGTTTACACACTATGAAATCATCTAAGGATACATTTCTCAGGGAATGTGTCCCCATTGGATGACAAATGACAGTATTGCCAAAGTACTCGTTAAAGTACAGAGCCTTTATAATTACTTATACATGAAGCAATCACACAAATGCAAGATTCTTCTATAGGTCCCCTGAAAACAGTGTCACAGCCGGTTACATCCAAACATCTTATAATTACTTTACAAAACCAGCTGATAACCTTGTCAGTAGCAAAGTAATGAATTAGTATGAAAAATACATTACTCTTACTTGAATTTACTAATATGACTATAGATGATTCTTAGTGTCACAAATTTAACCTCTTTAAGAGCGCTTTATACTGTTTTGGAATGTTTCGCCCTTTCAATAGGTCTTTGTCAGGAGGGCTAGTTCCACatgaacaagaaaattaaaaatattctttcatatCATGGCCAAGACATAATTATACACAGAAACCCAGAACTTGGCATCTCACATGTGGAGATGTGGATGTAAGCAGCTTTTATTTTGAACAGAAAAGGTGCAAGGAGCCAGATGAGTGTTTTTGGCTTTCAGAAAAAAGGCAGATCTCCCACCTGGTAAATGATAGGGACAGAGTCCAAATTGGCAAGCCCTAGTGGAGTGTTGGGAAACATGAAAGCCTCCAAGGGACATGAGCTGGAAAGGGGATAATTGTCAGTGGAAGAAAAACAGACCCAAACACATTGTTGGCAGAAAGGTATTTGGCCCTACGGTCCAGAAAAACAGCCTGATAGATGTTCCCATTTGGAAATGTACCTCATGTACCCTAATTTGTTAAACTTATATttctctgaaatatattttgtctattttcctGCATTGCTAATTTGAAATATCTATcaatggaaataattttcaaGACATAAAGACAACTCAGAAGTGTtgcagtgatcatagctcactgcaggcttgaactcctgggctcaagtgatcctcctgcctcatgcctcaccacctcagcctctccagtagctgggactacaggtatatgccaccatgcccagctaatgttttttttttttattttattttttgagacagggtctcactccatctcccaggctgaagtataatggtgtgatcacagcttactgcaatgttgacttcctgggttcaagagatcctcctgtctcagtacctcccaagtagctgggaccaggggcatgcaccacaatgcccggctaatttttgtatttttttgtagagatgggatcttgctgtgttgcccaggttggtctcaaactcctgagtcacccacctcagcttcccaaagtgctgggattacaggcgtgagccaccacacccagtctaatatcttgtttttttaaaactagtttcttttcatctgtaaatattttgaaactataatgaaaaatttataattctatattatattgtatactatttaataaaatatttttcatcataCTGTATAACTTTTAAGGTTTtgcctacttttttaaaaatcctatattTAAAGCAACCTCTgaaataatgtagaaaaataattcttttaacaGATCAGGTACCTGAGGCCAAGAATGATTATTACTTACATTTAATCAGGTAGCTAATCAGCTGCTCCCCTGATTCTGGGTCCTAGTTCCTTCCCACGAGACCAGATTGCCTCTTTTGAATCTTCTCACAAATGTTTCAGATTAACGTAGCAGCAACTGGATATATCAGgattgtttctacaaaaatatgtttctttgaaaatttcataATTAGTGTTTATTGAGTTCAACTGGTTACTATCTGCAAGAAATTCCAAATGTGTAATAGAGGTTATACTTGGTATAATTGGTTTTGCTAATAAAGTACTGAGCTGTAAAATttgttataataatatattaagatATAAAATGGTGAAGCAGTTCTTACATGCATTTGAAAATTATTGTAGTCCTCCCCAAGAAATTCCACATGGAAACTTGATAAGGCTGGCTGTGGATGAGTTATTCTGTTCCAAGATTGGACTCTGTGAAGAGCACGGGTGAGTATATGATAGACGTTTAAAATGACAGTATGTGTTTATAAGGAAACGTAGGAAGATGTGCTCC
Proteins encoded in this region:
- the DORIP1 gene encoding uncharacterized protein C14orf28 homolog isoform X1; the protein is MRRRRRRWQQPGLSMSRRRRRRVRRHRRFSVPGEVRGVGFLVDGDWPVMKTLFEEIKASIKNNYNQDRSFWRPVLPWGGVFTIKAGRKAVSCTPLYVEIRLKNTCTIDGFLMLLYVILNENENFPRELSLHFGREFVDCFLYLMDTYSFTTVKLLWIWDKMEKQQYKSEVHKASLIIDLFGNEHDNFTKNLENLMSTIQESYCSNWRCPTRVQEDQQRTININPPQEIPHGNLIRLAVDELFCSKIGLCEEHGCGGLREFSQRVFCHGAPPFVVLNMQHWKSEDLAYVPYYLDLSDHKYLLEGATLFNKEEHHYSAAFQIGGHWMHYDGLRNVNLILLNKPPEFLLLSSLVYIRATEK
- the DORIP1 gene encoding uncharacterized protein C14orf28 homolog isoform X2, with protein sequence MKTLFEEIKASIKNNYNQDRSFWRPVLPWGGVFTIKAGRKAVSCTPLYVEIRLKNTCTIDGFLMLLYVILNENENFPRELSLHFGREFVDCFLYLMDTYSFTTVKLLWIWDKMEKQQYKSEVHKASLIIDLFGNEHDNFTKNLENLMSTIQESYCSNWRCPTRVQEDQQRTININPPQEIPHGNLIRLAVDELFCSKIGLCEEHGCGGLREFSQRVFCHGAPPFVVLNMQHWKSEDLAYVPYYLDLSDHKYLLEGATLFNKEEHHYSAAFQIGGHWMHYDGLRNVNLILLNKPPEFLLLSSLVYIRATEK